A window of Pseudomonas mucidolens contains these coding sequences:
- the bfr gene encoding bacterioferritin, which translates to MKGDISVIQQLNKILANELVAINQYFLHARMYEDWGLEKLGKHEYKESIQAMKDADKLIKRILFLEGLPNVQDLGKLNIGEHTEEMLSCDLTFERKSLTDLKAAIAHCEKASDFGSRELLEDILEDQEEHIDWLETQVGLIGKVTLENYLQSQMGE; encoded by the coding sequence ATGAAAGGCGACATCTCAGTCATCCAGCAACTCAACAAAATCCTTGCCAATGAACTGGTCGCGATCAATCAGTACTTTCTGCATGCGCGCATGTATGAAGATTGGGGCCTGGAAAAGCTCGGCAAGCATGAATACAAGGAATCGATCCAGGCCATGAAGGATGCGGACAAGCTGATCAAACGCATCCTGTTCCTCGAAGGCCTGCCGAACGTGCAGGACCTGGGTAAGTTGAACATCGGCGAGCACACCGAAGAAATGCTCAGCTGCGACCTCACCTTCGAGCGCAAGAGCCTGACCGATCTCAAGGCCGCCATCGCTCACTGCGAAAAGGCCAGTGACTTCGGCAGTCGTGAACTGCTGGAAGATATCCTCGAGGACCAGGAAGAGCATATCGACTGGCTGGAAACCCAGGTCGGCCTGATCGGCAAAGTGACGCTGGAAAACTATCTGCAATCGCAGATGGGTGAATAA
- the nth gene encoding endonuclease III has product MNAAKRLEIFRRLHEDNPEPKTELAYSSAFELLIAVILSAQSTDVGVNKATAKLFPVANTPAAIHALGVEGLSHYIKTIGLYNSKAKNVIETCRLLVERHNGEVPQTREALEALPGVGRKTANVVLNTAFRQLTMAVDTHIFRVSNRTGLAPGKNVVEVEKQLMKFVPKPYLLDSHHWLILHGRYVCQARKPRCGSCRIEDLCEYKEKTSDD; this is encoded by the coding sequence ATGAATGCCGCAAAACGCCTGGAAATTTTCCGTCGGCTGCACGAAGACAACCCGGAACCGAAAACCGAACTGGCTTACTCCTCAGCGTTCGAGCTACTGATCGCAGTGATTTTGTCCGCACAATCGACAGACGTCGGCGTCAACAAGGCCACCGCCAAATTGTTCCCCGTGGCCAATACACCGGCAGCGATCCATGCGCTTGGGGTTGAAGGGTTGTCGCATTACATCAAGACCATTGGCCTGTACAACAGCAAGGCAAAAAACGTCATCGAGACCTGCCGCTTGCTGGTGGAACGTCACAACGGCGAAGTACCGCAAACCCGTGAGGCACTCGAGGCCCTGCCAGGAGTAGGTCGCAAGACCGCCAACGTGGTGCTCAATACTGCGTTTCGCCAATTGACCATGGCGGTGGACACGCACATTTTCCGCGTCAGTAACCGCACCGGGCTAGCGCCTGGAAAAAATGTGGTGGAGGTGGAAAAACAGCTGATGAAGTTTGTACCCAAACCTTACCTGCTTGACTCCCACCACTGGTTGATCCTGCATGGGCGCTACGTATGCCAGGCTCGAAAGCCCCGCTGCGGCAGCTGCCGGATCGAAGATCTGTGCGAATACAAGGAAAAGACGTCCGACGATTGA
- a CDS encoding argininosuccinate synthase encodes MADVNKVVLAYSGGLDTSVILKWLQDTYNCEVVTFTADLGQGEEVEPARAKAQAMGVKEIYIDDLREEFVRDFVFPMFRANTVYEGEYLLGTSIARPLIAKRLIEIANETGADAISHGATGKGNDQVRFELGAYALKPGVKVIAPWREWDLLSREKLMDYAEKHAIPIERHGKKKSPYSMDANLLHISYEGGVLEDTWTEHEEDMWRWTVSPENAPDKPQYLELTYRNGDIVALDGVEMSPATVLATLNRIGGEHGIGRLDIVENRYVGMKSRGCYETPGGTIMLRAHRAIESITLDREVAHLKDELMPKYASLIYTGYWWSPERLMLQQMIDASQAHVNGVVRLKLYKGNVIVTGRKSDESLFDANIATFEEDGGAYNQEDAAGFIKLNALRMRIAANKGRKLF; translated from the coding sequence ATGGCCGACGTAAACAAGGTCGTTCTCGCGTATTCCGGCGGCCTGGACACTTCGGTGATCCTCAAGTGGCTGCAGGATACTTATAACTGTGAAGTGGTGACCTTCACCGCTGACCTGGGTCAGGGCGAAGAGGTCGAACCTGCACGTGCCAAGGCGCAAGCCATGGGCGTGAAGGAGATCTACATTGACGACCTGCGCGAAGAGTTCGTCCGCGATTTCGTTTTCCCGATGTTTCGCGCCAACACTGTCTACGAAGGCGAGTACCTGCTGGGTACCTCCATCGCACGTCCGCTGATCGCCAAGCGCCTGATCGAAATCGCCAACGAAACCGGCGCCGACGCCATCTCCCACGGTGCCACCGGCAAGGGCAACGACCAGGTCCGTTTCGAATTGGGCGCCTATGCGCTGAAGCCGGGCGTGAAAGTGATTGCCCCTTGGCGTGAATGGGATCTGCTGTCCCGTGAGAAGCTGATGGATTACGCTGAAAAGCATGCCATCCCGATCGAGCGTCACGGCAAGAAAAAATCCCCGTACTCGATGGATGCCAACTTGCTGCACATCTCCTATGAAGGCGGCGTGCTGGAAGACACCTGGACCGAGCACGAAGAAGACATGTGGCGCTGGACCGTCTCTCCAGAGAACGCGCCTGACAAGCCGCAATATCTGGAGCTGACCTACCGTAACGGCGATATCGTCGCGTTGGACGGCGTCGAAATGAGCCCGGCTACCGTACTGGCGACGCTGAACCGTATCGGCGGCGAGCACGGCATCGGTCGTCTGGATATCGTCGAGAACCGTTACGTGGGCATGAAGTCCCGTGGCTGCTACGAGACCCCGGGCGGAACCATCATGCTGCGCGCCCACCGCGCGATCGAGTCCATCACCCTGGACCGTGAAGTCGCTCACCTCAAAGACGAACTGATGCCTAAGTACGCCAGCCTGATCTACACCGGCTACTGGTGGAGCCCGGAGCGCCTGATGTTGCAGCAGATGATCGACGCCTCCCAGGCCCATGTGAACGGCGTTGTGCGCCTGAAACTGTACAAGGGCAATGTGATCGTCACCGGTCGCAAATCCGATGAGTCGCTGTTCGACGCCAATATTGCCACCTTTGAAGAAGATGGCGGCGCTTACAATCAGGAAGATGCCGCAGGTTTCATCAAGCTCAATGCACTGCGCATGCGTATCGCGGCCAACAAAGGTCGTAAGTTGTTCTAA
- a CDS encoding flagellar protein MotY → MRQHYLALLSLFASLPAMALTFQTRLENVEWKVEGDKFECRLSQPIADFGSGEFLRRAGEQATFRLKAYNGSLGGGSATLLAAAAPWQPGRGDINLGAVRAGSGDVLFNSSQAQAGRLFNGLLEGRSPTVRHYSRDGGYSEIRLLPVKFNKAYSDYQLCTAKLLPMNFDQIKQTQVGFPGGGIDLDAAAKAKLMVMLEFIKADPTVNHIELDGHSDNSGNRLSNRDLSRRRGLAVMDFLKANGVPESQIVLRFHGERYPLVPNTSPANRAQNRRVNIHLDRVPVPEKPAPQATAPANAAATS, encoded by the coding sequence GTGCGCCAGCATTATCTAGCCCTGCTCAGCCTATTCGCCAGCTTGCCCGCGATGGCCCTGACGTTCCAGACGCGCCTGGAGAATGTCGAGTGGAAGGTGGAAGGCGACAAGTTCGAATGCCGCTTGAGCCAGCCGATTGCCGATTTTGGTTCTGGCGAGTTCTTGCGCCGCGCCGGGGAGCAGGCGACATTTCGCCTCAAAGCCTACAACGGTTCGCTGGGCGGTGGTTCCGCGACATTACTCGCGGCCGCGGCGCCGTGGCAGCCGGGACGCGGTGATATCAATCTCGGTGCGGTGCGCGCCGGCAGTGGTGATGTGCTGTTCAACAGTTCCCAGGCCCAGGCCGGGCGCTTGTTCAATGGTCTGTTGGAGGGGCGTAGCCCAACGGTACGCCACTATTCACGGGATGGCGGCTATTCCGAAATCCGCCTGTTACCGGTGAAGTTCAACAAGGCCTACAGCGACTATCAACTGTGTACGGCAAAACTGCTGCCGATGAACTTCGATCAGATCAAGCAGACCCAAGTGGGCTTTCCGGGAGGCGGCATCGATCTGGACGCGGCCGCCAAGGCCAAGCTGATGGTCATGCTGGAGTTCATCAAGGCCGACCCCACCGTCAACCATATCGAACTGGACGGCCACTCGGACAACAGCGGCAATCGCCTGTCCAACCGCGACCTTTCCCGTCGCCGTGGCCTGGCGGTGATGGATTTCCTCAAGGCCAACGGGGTTCCCGAGTCGCAGATTGTCCTGCGCTTCCATGGCGAACGTTATCCGCTGGTGCCCAATACCAGCCCCGCCAACCGGGCGCAGAACCGGCGTGTCAATATTCACCTGGACCGGGTGCCTGTTCCCGAGAAACCGGCGCCCCAGGCCACCGCCCCGGCGAACGCGGCCGCCACCTCCTGA
- a CDS encoding peroxiredoxin, with protein MSVLVGKQAPDFDVPAVLGNGEIVDSFKLSEAIKGKYGLVFFYPLDFTFVCPSELIALDHRMDDFKARNVEVVAVSIDSHFTHNAWRNTAINDGGIGKVKYTMAADMKHDIAKAYDVESEGGVAFRGAFLIDDKGVVRSQIINDLPLGRNMEELIRLVDALQFHEEHGEVCPANWKKGDKGMNASPEGVAAYLTENAGKL; from the coding sequence ATGAGCGTACTCGTCGGCAAACAAGCCCCGGATTTCGACGTACCTGCCGTCCTCGGCAACGGCGAAATCGTAGACAGCTTCAAACTGTCTGAAGCCATCAAAGGCAAATATGGCCTGGTGTTCTTCTACCCGCTGGACTTCACCTTCGTCTGCCCGTCGGAGCTGATCGCCCTGGATCACCGCATGGACGATTTCAAGGCGCGTAACGTTGAAGTGGTAGCTGTTTCCATTGACTCCCACTTCACCCACAACGCCTGGCGCAACACCGCCATCAATGATGGCGGTATCGGCAAAGTCAAATACACCATGGCTGCCGACATGAAGCACGACATCGCCAAGGCCTACGACGTAGAGTCCGAAGGCGGCGTGGCTTTCCGTGGCGCGTTCCTGATCGACGACAAGGGCGTTGTCCGCTCGCAGATCATCAACGACCTGCCGCTGGGCCGTAACATGGAAGAGCTGATCCGCCTGGTTGACGCCCTGCAATTCCACGAAGAGCACGGCGAAGTCTGCCCGGCCAACTGGAAAAAAGGCGACAAAGGCATGAACGCTTCGCCAGAAGGCGTTGCGGCTTACCTGACCGAGAACGCTGGCAAGCTGTAA
- a CDS encoding bacterioferritin-associated ferredoxin yields the protein MYVCLCTGVTDGQIREAIYEGCCSYKEVRETTGVASQCGKCACLAKQVVRETLTQLQTAQAAIPYSAEFTHA from the coding sequence ATGTATGTCTGCCTCTGCACTGGCGTCACCGACGGACAAATCCGCGAAGCAATCTACGAAGGTTGCTGCAGCTACAAGGAAGTGCGTGAAACCACCGGCGTTGCCAGCCAATGCGGCAAATGCGCCTGCCTGGCCAAGCAAGTGGTACGGGAAACCCTGACGCAATTGCAAACGGCTCAGGCGGCGATCCCCTACTCGGCAGAATTTACACACGCTTAA
- a CDS encoding RnfABCDGE type electron transport complex subunit G: MKPTREIIIVMLVAIAGAGLTVALQQLTTQPIAAQQRDLQNRTLLDLLPLAGYDIQPLAHPLLASPVALNHSRLLNGYLATLSGQPSAVVLHSQTIGYNDSIELLIAIAGNGKVLGVKTLKQSETPGLGGHITEPGHPWLAAFKGLSPNTPQEPAWALRKDGGQFDQMAGATVTSRAVLNAIHDALGYFDEHRQHLLERPVDE, from the coding sequence ATGAAGCCCACACGAGAAATAATCATCGTGATGCTGGTGGCTATCGCCGGCGCTGGCCTGACCGTGGCCCTGCAACAACTGACCACCCAGCCCATCGCCGCCCAGCAACGCGATCTGCAAAACCGTACGTTGCTGGATCTCTTGCCGCTGGCTGGCTACGACATTCAGCCATTGGCACATCCGCTGCTCGCAAGTCCCGTAGCGCTGAACCACAGTCGACTGCTCAATGGTTATCTCGCGACGCTGTCAGGGCAACCAAGTGCCGTGGTCCTGCACTCACAAACCATCGGTTACAACGACAGTATTGAATTGTTGATCGCAATCGCCGGCAATGGAAAAGTACTGGGGGTAAAAACCCTTAAGCAGTCGGAAACACCTGGTCTGGGCGGGCACATTACCGAGCCCGGTCATCCCTGGCTTGCCGCCTTCAAGGGACTGTCGCCAAACACTCCGCAAGAGCCAGCCTGGGCCCTGAGAAAAGACGGCGGGCAATTCGATCAAATGGCCGGCGCCACTGTCACCTCGCGCGCCGTGCTCAACGCAATCCATGACGCCCTAGGCTATTTTGACGAGCACCGTCAGCACTTGCTGGAGCGGCCTGTCGATGAGTAA
- a CDS encoding molybdopterin oxidoreductase family protein, whose amino-acid sequence MTKTLHHRACHLCEAICGLTLETTTSDEGGMTITSIKGDPLDTFSRGHICPKAVALQDIQNDPDRLHQPMLRVGDEWQPIPWDAAFALAAERLAGIQARHGQNAVAVYQGNPSVHNYGLMTHSNYFLGQLKTRNRFSATSVDQLPHHLTSHLMYGHGLLLPIPDIDCTDFMLILGGNPLASNGSIMTVPDVEKRLKAIQARGGKVVVVDPRRSETAAIADQHLFVRPGGDAALLFGLLNTLFSENLTRASHLPVDGLDEVREAVVGFSAEAMSRQCAVPAEQIRQLARDFAAADKAVCYGRMGVSTQVFGTLCHWLVQLINLVTGNLDRVGGALCTEPAVDLVAATSGGHFNRWQSRVSGRPEYSGELPVSALAEEMLTEGEGQIRALVTVAGNPVLSTPNGRQLEQALDGLEFMLSIDLYINETTRYADLILPSTSALENDHYDTTFNMFAVRNVTRFNRAILPKPEGALHDWEIFVGLARAFAAQTGAVLKPTLPPAQMIDLGLRAGAYGDASSHKLSVAALADYPHGLDLGPLKANLAGRLKTANARVQAAPAVILADLARFVAQPLAQVDELLLIGRRHVRSNNSWMHNYHRLVKGKPRHQLLMHPDDLASRQLSDGQRVRVSSRIGVIEVQVLASLEMMPGVVSLPHGWGHGRPGVQMSIASAQPGASANDLTDERQLDELSGNAALNGVPVKVAAA is encoded by the coding sequence ATGACCAAGACTCTCCATCACCGTGCCTGCCATCTGTGCGAAGCCATCTGCGGCCTGACCCTGGAAACCACGACCTCGGACGAGGGGGGTATGACGATTACGTCGATCAAGGGTGATCCCCTCGACACTTTCAGTCGCGGTCATATCTGCCCCAAGGCGGTAGCCCTGCAAGATATCCAGAACGATCCGGATCGGCTGCACCAGCCCATGTTACGGGTGGGCGACGAGTGGCAGCCGATCCCTTGGGACGCGGCCTTTGCGCTGGCGGCCGAGCGGCTGGCGGGTATCCAGGCGCGTCACGGACAAAATGCGGTGGCCGTTTACCAGGGCAATCCCAGCGTACACAACTATGGCTTGATGACTCACAGCAACTATTTTCTCGGGCAGTTGAAAACGCGCAATCGCTTTTCCGCCACCTCCGTGGATCAATTGCCCCATCACCTCACCAGCCACTTGATGTACGGCCATGGTCTGTTGTTGCCGATCCCGGATATTGACTGCACTGATTTCATGCTGATCCTCGGTGGTAACCCGCTGGCATCCAACGGCAGCATCATGACCGTGCCGGATGTGGAGAAACGCCTGAAAGCCATTCAGGCCCGAGGCGGCAAAGTGGTGGTGGTCGATCCACGGCGCAGCGAAACGGCGGCCATCGCCGATCAGCACCTGTTCGTGCGCCCTGGCGGCGATGCGGCATTGCTGTTCGGGCTGCTCAACACGTTATTCAGTGAGAACCTGACCCGCGCCAGTCACTTGCCAGTGGACGGGCTGGATGAGGTGCGAGAAGCCGTCGTCGGGTTCAGCGCCGAGGCCATGAGTCGCCAATGCGCGGTTCCGGCCGAGCAGATACGTCAGCTTGCGCGGGATTTTGCGGCGGCGGACAAGGCGGTGTGTTACGGGCGGATGGGTGTATCGACCCAGGTGTTCGGCACGCTGTGTCACTGGTTGGTGCAGTTGATCAATCTGGTGACGGGTAATCTCGACCGAGTCGGTGGTGCGTTATGCACGGAGCCGGCGGTGGATCTGGTGGCGGCGACCTCCGGCGGGCATTTCAATCGTTGGCAGAGTCGGGTTTCCGGGCGCCCTGAGTACAGTGGAGAGTTGCCGGTATCGGCTCTGGCTGAAGAAATGCTCACCGAAGGTGAGGGACAAATCCGTGCCTTGGTGACGGTGGCGGGTAATCCAGTGTTGTCTACACCCAATGGACGGCAATTGGAGCAGGCGCTGGATGGTCTGGAGTTCATGCTCAGTATCGATCTCTATATCAACGAAACCACGCGCTACGCCGATTTGATCCTGCCGTCGACCTCGGCCCTGGAAAACGATCACTACGACACCACTTTCAATATGTTCGCGGTGCGGAATGTCACGCGGTTCAACCGGGCCATTCTGCCCAAGCCCGAAGGTGCGTTGCATGACTGGGAGATCTTTGTCGGGCTGGCGCGGGCATTCGCGGCGCAGACCGGCGCGGTGCTGAAGCCGACGCTGCCGCCTGCGCAGATGATTGACTTGGGCCTGCGGGCCGGGGCTTATGGGGATGCATCCAGTCACAAGTTGTCGGTAGCGGCCTTGGCTGATTATCCCCATGGGTTGGACCTCGGCCCGCTCAAAGCCAATCTGGCAGGGCGCTTGAAAACCGCAAATGCTCGTGTGCAGGCCGCGCCCGCGGTGATCCTGGCGGACTTGGCACGTTTTGTCGCCCAGCCGCTGGCGCAGGTGGACGAATTGCTGTTGATTGGTCGCCGTCACGTGCGCAGCAATAACTCGTGGATGCATAACTATCATCGCCTGGTGAAGGGCAAGCCCCGGCATCAACTGCTGATGCACCCCGATGACCTTGCCAGCCGCCAGTTGAGCGACGGCCAGCGTGTGCGGGTCAGCTCGCGGATCGGCGTGATTGAAGTCCAAGTGCTGGCCAGCCTGGAGATGATGCCTGGCGTGGTCAGCTTGCCCCATGGCTGGGGCCATGGTCGCCCTGGCGTGCAAATGAGCATTGCCAGCGCGCAGCCCGGGGCGAGTGCCAACGACCTGACGGATGAGCGGCAGTTGGACGAACTGTCGGGGAACGCGGCACTCAATGGGGTGCCGGTCAAGGTAGCGGCGGCGTGA
- a CDS encoding Rnf-Nqr domain containing protein: protein MSKSVWLAGALILPPVLGVSDTLVKALVFWMVSTVIVTIYSVSMKLIRHHLSGHRLGVASVLLAATWISCGDLAIQVLVLEMSAGLSAYLLLLGVQCVLLEQGGFFQPGQGKLRFRLFVVFSLLLWAMTLSRILIDSHFATFAPWGFILLGLLLAGWQAWAHRSKPH, encoded by the coding sequence ATGAGTAAGTCCGTCTGGCTGGCAGGTGCGTTGATACTGCCACCGGTGCTTGGCGTCAGTGACACCTTGGTGAAAGCCTTGGTTTTCTGGATGGTCTCGACAGTGATTGTGACGATCTACAGTGTGAGCATGAAGCTGATTCGTCATCACCTCAGTGGCCACCGTTTGGGTGTGGCAAGCGTGTTGCTGGCGGCGACCTGGATCAGTTGCGGCGACTTGGCGATACAGGTCCTGGTGCTGGAGATGTCCGCAGGCCTGAGCGCTTATCTGTTGTTGCTCGGAGTTCAATGTGTGTTGCTCGAACAAGGCGGGTTCTTCCAACCCGGCCAGGGTAAGCTGCGGTTTCGCCTGTTTGTCGTATTCAGTCTGCTGCTGTGGGCAATGACGCTGTCACGCATCCTGATCGATAGCCACTTCGCCACATTCGCCCCGTGGGGGTTTATCCTGCTCGGCCTGCTGCTCGCAGGATGGCAGGCCTGGGCCCACCGTTCAAAACCCCACTGA
- the grxD gene encoding Grx4 family monothiol glutaredoxin — protein MDIIETIKEQIANNTILLYMKGAPNAPQCGFSAKASQAIMACGEKFAYVDILQNPEIRANLPKYANWPTFPQLWVAGELVGGSDIITEMAADGSLQALIKEAADKAAAKTEA, from the coding sequence ATGGATATCATCGAAACGATTAAAGAGCAGATTGCCAACAACACTATTCTGCTTTACATGAAGGGCGCACCTAACGCTCCTCAGTGCGGCTTTTCCGCGAAAGCGTCCCAGGCCATCATGGCGTGTGGCGAGAAATTCGCTTACGTGGATATCCTGCAAAATCCGGAAATCCGCGCCAACCTGCCGAAGTACGCCAACTGGCCAACCTTCCCGCAATTGTGGGTGGCCGGTGAACTGGTCGGCGGTAGCGACATCATCACCGAGATGGCGGCTGATGGCTCGTTGCAAGCACTGATCAAAGAAGCTGCGGACAAAGCTGCTGCAAAGACCGAAGCCTGA
- a CDS encoding response regulator transcription factor produces the protein MNKVLIVDDHPVIRLAVRMLMERHGYEVVAETDNGVDALQLAREHMPDIVILDIGIPKLDGLEVICRLSSTKQVQPFKVLVLTSQAPGHFSMRCMQAGAAGYVCKQQDLTELLSAIKAVLSGYSYFPNQALNSVRSTQGNASEADMVERLSGREMMVLQQLARGKTNKEIADGMFLSNKTVSTYKTRLLLKLNARSLVDLIELAQRNGLV, from the coding sequence ATGAATAAAGTGCTGATCGTGGATGATCATCCCGTCATTCGCCTTGCTGTACGGATGCTAATGGAGCGTCATGGATACGAGGTTGTTGCGGAGACCGATAACGGTGTCGATGCATTGCAACTCGCTCGGGAGCACATGCCGGACATTGTCATTCTGGATATTGGAATTCCTAAACTCGATGGTCTGGAAGTTATTTGCCGGCTATCGTCAACCAAACAGGTGCAACCGTTCAAAGTGCTGGTGCTGACGTCCCAGGCACCTGGCCACTTTTCCATGCGCTGCATGCAGGCGGGGGCGGCGGGCTACGTCTGCAAGCAACAGGACCTTACCGAGTTGCTGAGTGCGATAAAGGCCGTGTTGTCCGGTTACAGCTACTTCCCCAACCAGGCGCTCAATTCGGTGCGGTCCACGCAGGGGAATGCCAGTGAAGCGGACATGGTCGAGCGGCTCTCGGGTCGGGAGATGATGGTATTACAGCAACTGGCACGCGGGAAAACCAACAAGGAGATTGCCGATGGCATGTTCCTTAGCAACAAAACCGTGAGTACCTACAAGACTCGCTTGCTGCTCAAGCTCAATGCTCGATCGCTGGTGGATTTGATAGAGCTCGCGCAGCGTAACGGGCTGGTATAA
- a CDS encoding PA3496 family putative envelope integrity protein: MSTGKEQLDVDVEDDFVATDSDEATEAPIEVAKTNLSKRRTIDNLLEERRLQKQLADYDFDL, translated from the coding sequence ATGAGCACTGGCAAAGAACAACTGGATGTGGATGTAGAGGATGACTTTGTTGCCACGGACTCGGATGAGGCGACTGAAGCACCTATAGAAGTGGCCAAGACCAATTTGAGCAAACGCCGCACAATCGACAACCTTCTGGAAGAGCGACGCTTGCAAAAACAGTTGGCCGATTACGATTTCGACCTTTAA
- the rnt gene encoding ribonuclease T: protein MSEDHFDDEHEGHGGGSRHPMAERFRGYLPVVIDVETGGFNCATDALLEIAATTIGMDEQGFVYPEHTHFFRVEPFEGANIEAAALEFTGIKLDHPLRMAVSEETALTDIFRGVRKALKANGCKRAILVGHNSSFDLGFLNAAVARLDMKRNPFHPFSSFDTATLAGLAYGQTVLAKACQAAGIDFDGREAHSARYDTEKTADLFCGIVNRWKQMGGWEDFND from the coding sequence GTGAGTGAAGACCATTTCGACGACGAACACGAAGGTCATGGCGGCGGTTCACGCCACCCGATGGCTGAACGCTTTCGTGGCTACCTGCCGGTGGTCATTGACGTAGAAACCGGCGGGTTCAACTGTGCCACTGATGCGTTGCTGGAAATCGCCGCCACCACCATCGGCATGGATGAACAGGGTTTCGTGTATCCGGAACACACCCATTTCTTCCGCGTCGAACCCTTCGAAGGCGCCAACATCGAAGCAGCGGCCCTGGAGTTTACCGGGATCAAACTCGACCACCCGCTGCGCATGGCGGTCAGTGAAGAAACGGCACTCACCGATATCTTCCGAGGTGTGCGCAAAGCCTTGAAGGCCAACGGCTGCAAACGCGCGATCCTGGTCGGTCACAACAGCAGCTTCGACCTCGGTTTCCTGAATGCCGCCGTGGCGCGACTGGACATGAAACGCAACCCGTTTCACCCCTTCTCCAGCTTCGACACCGCGACCCTGGCCGGCTTGGCCTATGGCCAGACCGTGCTGGCAAAAGCCTGCCAGGCTGCCGGTATCGACTTCGACGGACGCGAAGCCCACTCGGCCCGCTACGACACCGAGAAGACCGCCGACCTGTTCTGTGGCATCGTCAACCGCTGGAAACAAATGGGCGGCTGGGAAGACTTCAACGACTGA
- the pyrC gene encoding dihydroorotase encodes MSDRLTLLRPDDWHIHLRDGAALPHTVADVARTFGRAIIMPNLVPPVRNAAEADAYRQRILAARPAGSRFEPLMVLYLTDRTQPEEIRQARASGFVHAAKLYPAGATTNSDSGVTSIDKILPAIEAMAEVGMPLLIHGEVTRGDVDVFDREKIFIDEHMRRVVELFPTLKVVFEHITTADAVQFVTEASANVAATITAHHLLYNRNHMLVGGIRPHFYCLPILKRNTHQVALLDAATSGSEKFFLGTDSAPHAQHAKEAACGCAGCYTAYAAIELYAEAFEQRNALDQLEGFASLNGPRFYGLPANTERITLVREDWTAPASLPFGELTVIPLRAGETLRWRLLEEHA; translated from the coding sequence ATGTCCGACCGCCTGACCCTGCTGCGTCCCGACGACTGGCATATTCATCTTCGCGATGGTGCTGCGTTGCCCCACACCGTGGCCGATGTAGCGCGCACGTTTGGCCGTGCCATCATCATGCCTAACCTGGTACCTCCGGTGCGAAATGCCGCTGAAGCCGACGCCTATCGCCAGCGCATCCTCGCTGCGCGACCCGCCGGTAGCCGCTTTGAACCGTTGATGGTGCTGTACCTGACCGACCGTACCCAGCCCGAAGAAATTCGCCAGGCCCGCGCCAGCGGTTTTGTGCATGCCGCCAAGCTGTACCCGGCCGGCGCGACCACCAACTCCGACTCCGGCGTGACCAGCATCGACAAGATCCTGCCGGCGATCGAAGCCATGGCCGAAGTCGGCATGCCGCTGCTGATCCACGGTGAAGTCACCCGTGGCGATGTCGATGTATTCGATCGCGAAAAGATCTTCATCGACGAGCACATGCGTCGCGTGGTCGAACTGTTCCCGACCTTGAAAGTGGTGTTTGAACACATCACCACCGCCGACGCCGTGCAATTCGTCACCGAAGCCTCGGCCAACGTCGCCGCGACCATTACCGCGCACCACCTGCTGTACAACCGCAACCACATGCTGGTAGGCGGGATTCGACCGCACTTCTATTGCCTGCCGATCCTCAAGCGCAATACCCACCAGGTTGCACTGCTCGATGCCGCCACCAGCGGCAGCGAAAAGTTCTTCCTCGGCACCGACTCGGCGCCCCACGCCCAGCACGCCAAGGAAGCTGCGTGCGGTTGTGCTGGTTGCTATACCGCCTATGCGGCGATCGAGCTGTATGCCGAAGCGTTCGAGCAACGTAACGCGCTGGACCAGCTTGAAGGGTTTGCCAGCCTGAACGGCCCGCGTTTCTACGGGCTGCCGGCGAACACCGAGCGCATTACCCTGGTTCGTGAAGACTGGACCGCCCCTGCCAGCCTGCCATTTGGCGAGCTGACCGTTATCCCGCTGCGCGCCGGTGAAACACTGCGCTGGCGCCTGCTGGAGGAACACGCGTGA